The genomic window aaatgGATCGAGAAAAAAGTGGACTGCCACTCTCTcactctctctttctttccttctctaACCCCCTCTCCTTCTTACTTCATGACCATTACCACTACATAATATAAGgtcgttttttgtaatttttatatagaaaattcaTGTTAAAAGCACGATTATCTATGAAGAAGAACAACTGCAATCACTGTTGCAGGTATCGGGACACTTGGAGTCTTCGTTGCAAGAGTACCAACATGCGCTAtaagagaataaataataaaaacatgcGGCTACACTAGGTCCAGTaataactctctctctctcttaccAATCTTTGGGTCCTTCCTCTGGTAGAACACACTTGGTATGAACATGATCGAAGACTTGACCTTGCATGCAGCCCAACTCACGAATATCCTTACTAAAGTAACAGGTAATGAATTTTTGACAACTTGTGGGATGAGAGAAGCTGGGATGAGCATAAGGTTGTCCATGAGGCCCTATAACGGGCTCATCGGGACAAGAGAATCCCTCAATATTGGCTATTGGAAAgtatatatccatataaaaataaggtCAAGACAAAAGTCCCGTTGGAAATATGGGAATTATATACATACGTTTGGGTTGATTGGGGTCCTTGGGACACTTTTTGGCGAATTCTGTAGCTTGTTCCTCACGGACACAGGTTCCCAGTGCTTCATCGAAGACCAGGGGAGTTGCGCAAGGCAATTCATGAGCCTTTCCGTGGACACAGTTGTAGAATCTAAATAAAAGTAGGGTTAGAACAAGGTCAAGACAAGGGGGACAAATCAGATCACTTACTTTCCACACTCAGTGGGTTCTTCGTGATTGAAGAATCCGTTGGCTCTGTAGCATCTGGGATCTGAAGTTGGATCCGGCTCCTCTAACAAAAGtgaaaaacaagaagaaaaaaacatatattaaacatatcaaattttattatttgtatctaAAAATAGAGTATTGACCTGAAAACCCTCACAACCACTTTCCTCATAGGTATactaagatataaataaatacatcagGAAGAAAGAGAAATATCATGGGTCAAGGTCAAGAAGGGAAAAAACATAGGAGGAAATTTTCCTGTTACTAGGCaggtaaattattataaatatttaacttacgGACAAATTCTCTTGTTCCACACTCAACATTGAATGGGTAATCACATTTCTCTACATTAGGATTCGTGTCATCAAAGAGAAGACCATCGGGACAAAGTTTGGCCTCTGGAATGTTATCAACGCACTCAAAGTACAAATCACATTGCTCAAGATCAGAAAAGAATCCATTTTTCTCTGGACATTTGAAGTCTACAATAAACCAAAAAAGTAGAAGAATAAAGGAAtggaagaaggaaatattttagGACTTACTTGAGGCTGCTTGAGGTTCAGGAACATCTTGAGACAAAGCCAAAGAGGCAAAGCTCAAAGCTATAATTAAAATCCTATGATGTGTCATAACTGCGAGgctttcaaaaactaaatatttcgATTGATTCTATTAGTTGTTAAAGGTAGGATTTCCAACGGGCGAGTGCGTCAATTACATGTATAGTCTTTGGTTTTAATGCGTCAAGGAAATAACCCGCAGAAGAAAATGTAGGCTTCCAAAGGTGATGGACGGTGGTAGAACTAGAGAAGAAGGTGCTGGTTGCTTTTGGTCCGTGTTGTAGGAACTAGAAGTGAAGTGGTGTGGTGCACGTATGTGGAATTTAGGCACTTACTATGCAGCCATTACTTATACGTATCTTCTACATTATGATAATATGCGGAtcccaagaagaagaagaataaaaacattacaTACTGCATTTcatggaaaaatgaaaatactaaattgaattttctttttcatgacTTGAGAAATATCTTTCAGTTAAAATCagttagatttatatatataattatttttattattcctctACTACCAATATGGTAGTCACCCATAAACCCCATCCGGGCACAAGAGTAATATCCCAATATACAATGTGTAGAGGTTTCGTAAGTAATAAATATGGGGCACTAGTCAAACTGCAGTTTGGGACAAACACTTTTGCCCCCTCTCTCTTCCCTTGATTTAAACCTCCTTGACTTTGAAATGTAGAAAAGCAAAATCATGCCAGGCTCAGGAAGTACTTCCTATTACCAAATTCCGCAAAAAGACTGTGTGCCAACTAGCTGCAAGTCATTGTCAGCACCAATTTGTTTAGAACTAGGTCAAACACATGGAATggaatattaatcaattatatatgaCAATATTAAACCTGTTAATATCCATTCTAATACGAAACCATATTATGtgtgtaatttaatatttttgatggacCCTAATTCTGGACCACTCTGTACATATTTTGTCAACTGTTGATTTGTATACTTAACTCTAACAGGGTGATACCACCTtactaaactaaaaaaaaacctctatttAATTATAGCTGTAGATTTGTCTATTAATGATTACTCTTTTATCAGTGTACATTCGAATGAGCTCTTGTTATTAATCTATGAACAAGTcccaataattataattcaataattggaAAGAATTGTGTAACAATTTGGAAAGGTTCAGAGATACAACTAAGGGAAGGATGTTCTAAATGTTTATTCCTTGTTTATACTCAATTTACTgtttattaagctgtgaacaattccctacaattaataatgattaatgaaaaataaattcctcGTTGGTAAGGATGGGCCATTAACTAACTATTGTTTAATTTAAggcctttcttccttttttttttttttttttttttttgaagagggaAAAGTTGAGCAAAGTACTTTTAACAGTTTATATAAggaatcaatattatataatgagattttctgaaaaaaaagttcattcgtTCATTGCTTCAACCTCGTAGACATTATCATCTATTAAGCATCAAAAACCAGGTGGAACCGGATTCACAGACAAAGGAACttcatttcctttttcaattcttcttctta from Lepeophtheirus salmonis chromosome 1, UVic_Lsal_1.4, whole genome shotgun sequence includes these protein-coding regions:
- the LOC121129615 gene encoding protein obstructor-E; translated protein: MTHHRILIIALSFASLALSQDVPEPQAASNFKCPEKNGFFSDLEQCDLYFECVDNIPEAKLCPDGLLFDDTNPNVEKCDYPFNVECGTREFVQEPDPTSDPRCYRANGFFNHEEPTECGKFYNCVHGKAHELPCATPLVFDEALGTCVREEQATEFAKKCPKDPNQPKPNIEGFSCPDEPVIGPHGQPYAHPSFSHPTSCQKFITCYFSKDIRELGCMQGQVFDHVHTKCVLPEEGPKDCACWYSCNEDSKCPDTCNSDCSCSSS